The Lycium barbarum isolate Lr01 chromosome 12, ASM1917538v2, whole genome shotgun sequence genome includes a region encoding these proteins:
- the LOC132622137 gene encoding probable cysteine protease RD21B: MGNKQETYLLLFLFLILAALSSQVYCFSSDFSIIDRPNEFISDGRVSQLFQEWKQKHGKVYKDEKEEEMRLEKFRRNVEYIVEKNSKRKSPSDHLVGLTNFADMSNEEFREVHASKIKIPFNKRQIIQMKSVETKPTPISCDAPPSKDWRKHGAVTEVKNQDLCGACWAFSACGAMEGINKIVTGELINLSVQQLVNCDNSSNTGCYGGYMDPAFEWVINNGGINSEADYPYTVSQGACNITKVNHKVVTIDGYRDVPQGETALLCAVAQQPVSVGIDATSADFQLYRGGIYDGSCSSSPDDLSHGVLIVGYGSEGDDDYWIIKNSWGTSWGVEGYGYIRRNSDLPYGVCGINSLASYPTKELSSALSPYPSPAVAPPPPPSPPPSPPPSTPSPYPSPDVPPPHPPSLMPPPPPSTPSPYPSPDVPPPPLPSPAPPPPPSTPSPYPSPDVPPPPSPSPPPPPPPSTPSPYPSPDVPPPHPPSLTPPPPPSTPSPYPSPDVPPPPPPPSTPSPYPSPDLPPPPSPSPPPPPPPSTPFPYPSPAVLPPPPPSPAVPRSPPPPPPHPRSPPPPPPTAPPPFYPPFPPPSPPPSPPPSPPPPSPPPPQSPPPPPPLSPPPPSPPPPPPPSPPPCPPPPPPPSPPPPPPPSPSPPPPPSPPPPSPPPLSPPPPQSPPPPPPSPPPPSPPPPPPPSPPPPSPPPPSPPPPSPPPPPPPSPPPPSPPPPPPPSPPPPSPPPPSPPPPPPPPPSLPPPPPPFPKPSECGAWRYCPEDQTCCCERYYFGICFIHNCCPYEDGVCCHGSDYCCPIEYPICDVYEGLCLKRFEDTLGVAAKKRRMAKYKLPWSTSTKETEEMGQTLKWKRKHVLQMF; the protein is encoded by the exons ATGGGAAATAAACAAGAAACCTatcttctcctttttcttttcctgaTCTTAGCTGCTTTGTCATCTCAAGTTTATTGTTTCTCTAGTGATTTCTCAATAATAGATAGACCAAATGAGTTCATATCAGATGGAAGAGTTTCCCAACTGTTCCAAGAATGGAAACAGAAGCATGGGAAAGTTTACAAGGATGAGAAAGAGGAGGAAATGAGGTTGGAGAAGTTTAGAAGGAATGTGGAGTATATAGTGGAAAAGAACTCAAAGAGGAAGTCACCTTCAGACCATTTGGTTGGTCTGACCAATTTTGCTGATATGAGCAATGAGGAGTTCAGGGAAGTTCATGCTTCAAAGATAAAGATACCCTTTAACAAGAGACAGATTATTCAGATGAAGAGTGTGGAAACAAAACCAACTCCAATTTCTTGTGATGCTCCTCCTTCAAAGGATTGGAGGAAACATGGCGCTGTCACTGAGGTCAAGAACCAAGACCTATGTG GAGCTTGCTGGGCATTTTCAGCATGTGGAGCCATGGagggaataaataaaatagtTACTGGTGAACTTATTAACCTTTCTGTCCAACAACTTGTCAATTGTGATAATTCAAGCAATACCGGCTGTTATGGTGGATATATGGACCCTGCTTTTGAGTGGGTGATCAATAATGGTGGCATCAATTCAGAAGCTGATTATCCATACACTGTCTCTCAAGGCGCATGCAATATCACCAAG GTGAACCATAAGGTTGTAACAATTGATGGATACCGAGATGTTCCCCAGGGTGAAACTGCGCTTCTTTGTGCTGTTGCTCAACAACCTGTCAGTGTGGGCATCGATGCAACGAGTGCTGATTTTCAACTATATAGAGGG GGAATCTATGATGGAAGTTGCTCTAGTAGTCCAGATGACTTGAGCCATGGAGTACTGATAGTAGGATATGGTTCTGAAGGAGATGATGACTACTGGATAATCAAGAATTCATGGGGTACATCATGGGGAGTGGAGGGGTATGGATATATAAGAAGAAACAGTGATTTGCCATATGGTGTTTGTGGCATTAATTCCTTGGCTTCTTATCCAACGAAGGAACTGTCTTCTGCACTATCTCCTTATCCGTCTCCGGCCGTTGCACCACCACCTCCACCGTCCCCTCCGCCCTCTCCACCACCTTCCACACCATCTCCTTATCCGTCTCCAGACGTTCCACCACCTCATCCACCATCCCTTATGCCCCCTCCACCACCTTCCACACCATCTCCTTACCCGTCTCCAGACGTTCCACCGCCTCCTCTGCCATCCCCTGCGCCCCCTCCACCACCTTCCACACCATCTCCTTATCCGTCTCCCGACGTTCCACCGCCTCCTTCACCATCCCCTCCGCCCCCTCCACCACCTTCCACACCATCTCCTTATCCGTCTCCAGACGTTCCACCGCCTCATCCACCATCCCTTACGCCCCCTCCACCACCTTCCACACCATCTCCTTATCCGTCTCCGGACGTTCCACCACCTCCTCCACCACCTTCCACACCATCTCCTTATCCGTCTCCAGACCTTCCACCACCTCCTTCACCATCCCCTCCGCCCCCTCCACCACCTTCTACACCATTTCCTTATCCGTCTCCAGCCGTCCTACCACCTCCTCCACCATCTCCGGCCGTTCCACGGTCCCCTCCGCCCCCTCCACCTCATCCACGATCCCCTCCACCCCCTCCGCCAACCGCTCCACCACCATTCTATCCACCATTTCCTCCACCATCCCCTCCTCCCTCTCCACCACCATCCCCTCCGCCACCTTCACCACCTCCTCCACAGTCCCCTCCACCCCCTCCGCCACTATCCCCACCGCCACCATCCCCTCCACCACCTCCTCCGCCATCCCCACCGCCATGCCCTCCACCACCTCCGCCACCATCCCCACCGCCACCTCCTCCACCATCCCCTTCTCCACCTCCTCCTCCATCCCCTCCGCCGCCATCCCCTCCGCCCCTTTCACCACCTCCTCCACAATCCCCTCCACCCCCTCCACCATCCCCACCGCCACCATCTCCTCCTCCACCGCCTCCACCATCCCCACCGCCACCATCTCCTCCTCCACCATCCCCACCGCCACCATCCCCGCCACCACCTCCTCCACCATCCCCACCGCCACCATCCCCTCCACCACCTCCTCCTCCATCCCCACCGCCGCCATCCCCTCCGCCCCCTTCACCTCCTCCTCCACCACCTCCTCCACCATCCCTTCCACCCCCTCCACCACCTTTTCCAAAACCAAGTGAATGTGGAGCCTGGCGTTATTGTCCTGAAGATCAAACATGCTGCTGTGAGCGGTACTACTTTGGCATATGCTTCATTCACAACTGCTGTCCTTATGAGGATGGCGTTTGCTGTCATGGATCAGACTATTGCTGCCCAATTGAATATCCCATTTGTGATGTTTATGAAGGCCTCTGCCTGAAG AGGTTTGAAGATACTTTGGGAGTGGCAGCAAAGAAGAGAAGAATGGCCAAATACAAGTTACCATGGAGTACAAGCACTAAAGAAACAGAGGAGATGGGCCAAACTCTGAAATGGAAGAGGAAGCATGTTCTCCAAATGTTCTAA